The following DNA comes from Acidobacteriota bacterium.
TCATATGCCTCTCTGGATCCTGTCTCCGGGCGAGCGCATCCGTTACGCCGAGACCGGGCTGGCGCTCCTTCGGCCGCCGTGTATCAGCGCACGCCTTCCGTCACGTCCACCGCGCCGATCTCCCGCAGGCGGCGCACCAGCTCGTCTGGTGCGTGGCCGCGCGGATTTGTCACGCAGATCAGGATCTGGCCCTCGCCGACGGCCGGCGTCTCGACCCTCTGCCGCCGGAACGATCGTGTGGTCGCCACGAAGGTGACGAGCGTGGCGAGGATGGCGCCGAGCATCGTCAGCTCGTAGCCGATGATGCTGTTGGTCCACATGGTGACGACGGGCATGCCGCCGGTTTCGATCGGCCAGGAATTCTGGGCGGTCGACGTGAGGGCGAACCCGCAGGAGCCGCCCACCACACCGCCGAGCACCGCGAGCCAGGGCATCCACGTGCCTTCGTCGCGGCCGAACGCATACTGGTCGAACGGCTCGGAGGACCTCACCTCCAGGTCCTCGCGCGAGAGCCCCGCACCTGCGAGGGCATCGACGGCACGCTGCGCCGTGTCGGGATCGTCGTACCACGCGCACACCGCTCTCATCTCGGCCCTTCCCGTCGCGGGGCGCCGGACGCGGCCATCCGCCCGCCCGCCTTCAGCTCCCAGATCGACACGATCGGGACGAGCTTCGAAAACAGCACGTACAACAGCGCCATCGCCGCGAAGGTCGCCGCGGTGATCGTGATCTCGACCCAGGTCGGTCGATAGGTTCCCCAGCTGTATGGGAGAAACTTGTGGCCGAGCGAGGGGACGATGATGAGGAACCGCTCGAGCCACATGCCGACGATCACCGTCGCGGAGGCGACGACCGTACCGGTGATCGTCCGCAGCCTCCCGATCGCCAGAAGAGGAAACGGCACGAGCACATTGCACGCCACCATCGTCCAGAACAGCGGGGCGTACGCTCCGCGCTGGGTGGCCCAAAAGACGGCCATCTCCGACGGCTCGTTGCCGTACCAGATCGTAAGGCGCTCGGCAAACACGAAGTAGGTCCACAGCAGGCTCATCACGAGCAGCAGCTTGCCCAGATTGTCGAAG
Coding sequences within:
- a CDS encoding DUF3341 domain-containing protein — encoded protein: MRAVCAWYDDPDTAQRAVDALAGAGLSREDLEVRSSEPFDQYAFGRDEGTWMPWLAVLGGVVGGSCGFALTSTAQNSWPIETGGMPVVTMWTNSIIGYELTMLGAILATLVTFVATTRSFRRQRVETPAVGEGQILICVTNPRGHAPDELVRRLREIGAVDVTEGVR